ACGAAGAACGCTTCATCGGTGTCCGGGTGATCGTGCCAGATGAAGTCACCCTGGACGCGGGCAATCTTGAACTGGTAGTCGTTCATCTCCGCGATCACCCTTGGTTGCCATTGGTCCGCGAAGAGGTCGAATTTTCCACTCAAGTTGATCGCGTCGTGCTCTTCCTCAATCATCATGCGGTCGCCGTGGTGCTGAACCGTTTCGTGGCCCTCTCACTAGGCGCGCCGTAAACCGTCTCGATGACATGGTCGAACGCGACCTGATTCGCAACAGAAGGCTTGTTGAATCCCGAAGTCTTCCGCACGAATTCCAGCGCGGCCGCATGGACCTC
Above is a window of Longimicrobiales bacterium DNA encoding:
- a CDS encoding DUF2277 domain-containing protein, whose translation is MCRNIGTIYNCEHPAIDAEVHAAALEFVRKTSGFNKPSVANQVAFDHVIETVYGAPSERATKRFSTTATA